The DNA window GTCGGTGAAGATGAGCACAAATACGTCACCAGAGCAGCGTGTTTTACTTATATAAAGCTCAAATAGTAGAAAAGCTGATTGCTAGCAGCTGAGTAGAACATGCGCCTCTCATGCCTGATAGATAGAGATACAATCAGTAACTGACAGCTGATGGGGAACAGGCTGTGATTCCGGGTGGTGACCCCAGAAGGTCGACGTCTGTAGAAACAGACTCGGTGTTTTGTGACCACCTGCCTTATAGTTTGTCTTTCCTGGGTGGAAAAGCTGGAATTTGAAGTTAATCTAAACTTATGAGGCAGGTGGTCGTAATGATTGATGTCAAAGCCTCAGCGGTGGAAAATGCAGGTGAGATAGTTTATATAAAAGACAAGTAGCAATGTGGCACTTGAACGCTGTCGTGTCAATGAGTTCCGGTATCGGCACAAAGGATGTTCAGGAGTCGCAGGGTCAGCTCTGCTGCGCCTCTCCGTTGACTCCGCCCCCTTCTATGCTATCATCCCTTTCATGAGAAACTTCACACGTGTCGTCAAGCACGTCGTAGGTGGTGTCGTTGGGCTGGTAGAAGGAGGCGTCGCTGGCCGTGTCGGGGGCCGGCTCGGAATTGGTCGCGGGGCCCGGCGAGTCCAGGGTGGCTCTTCTGCTCTGCGGTGAAGGCGAGTCGCACATGAGACACAGAAGCGAGGAGCAATCCCAGAAGCCCTGCGTCATGCTGGAGGTGAAGAGCCGCCTGCAGGGGTGGCAGAACTGGTAGAAGACCATCATGAAGAAGACGCCGATGCCGTAGgccaccagcagctgcagcaccagcagaggCGCGCAGATCATCTTGTAGAAGTCCGTCTTGTGCACgtaccacagcagcagcagcgaggcgTTCTCGATGAAACGCAGCATGTAATAGACGGCCATGCGATACCAGTTCTGCGACTTGTTGATGAGGTCCGGGTCACTCAGCTTGATCTGCACAGCCGACCAGCAGAACATGTTGATGCCGGCGTACAAGAAGGTGAGCATGCAGAGCACGATGGTGGTGCCCAGGCGACTCAGGGTCTTCTCGATGTTCTCCGGGAAGGGCGAGTGGCTGATCCAGAAGAGGATCCAGGGGTACATGAAGAAGACCACAAAGTTGAGCAGAACCACCGGCAAGATCCAGAGCTGCAGCACCGAGCTGAAGAGAACCAGCACCGCCACTCTGGTGGCGATCTCAAAGCCGCGCCACAGGAAGATGGTCACGTAGGCCATCGGCCGAATGTCCACCTCGTAGTCGTCGTACTTGATTTTAATGGCCAGGATATTGCAGCGCAGCGCGCCGTAAACAATCGACAGCAGGGAGATGACCATTAAAGTACCTGAGGAAGAACGAGAGAGGATTATCTCTCATCCTAATTTGTCAGCCATGTCTCTCAAAGACCTGCAGTCCTGGCCTCAACTCAGCTGACACATCCactatgctgctgctgctgcagctgcacaggCGTCCATGGATGACAATGCGTtgcgtgacatcatcaacaagcgacaacAGGGTTCGTCTGTCTCTGGCTATAAATGATTCATGTGAAAATTGTTGAAATTTGTTGATTCATGTTACACGTTTACAAACAGACCCTCATTTaccttcaactgcaacaattgaTTTTAGTAAAATTAACAAATCTTTAACATCTGTTAGCTTGTTAGCTCGCTCCATAACAAGATGAGTCTTtatgtgtttacattttggagTGGAATTATTCTGTATTTCATTCAGTCTTAAGCCAAGTAAATCTTGATGCCCAACAagtgtaaataaaggtttggCCAAggttaaggcccatttatgtaTGGAATTCTTTCTGTCCGTttcatgcttccatgtgttctttacattggtactgctgttcaccaatttatccaccagggggagcagcccagcgttaagtattgataatgtatctcttgcacaaaagaggaaaacggaggcagcgttataggaggcggtggttggtgaggctgttaaatatatcgccaccggaggacggagaatttccaccattgttttgtcttctttgtgtctcatcagAGCTACATATtgtgtagtaacagcaacaatgcccccacagtttccagtggtactgcaccTTTTGAtccaagctttgtggaaacatgcagaaatgtggaggaaatgaacgcagagcttGGACAGAAAGCTCCGTCCGTACCCAGATCTACTGTTGAGTATAAGGTGTGTAGTATTATATATTCGACATATTTGATATTTCTTTCATCTCTTTGAAGTAAACATTACAATGAAGAGCTTCCTTGTATAAACGACATGACCGCAGAGGTCATGAGGTTTGCAGAGACACTTGATTCCGGACCTCAGTACAACACACCTCTTCCGATGGACACTTCCCGCTGCAGGACGCAGATGTAGAGCTGCAGGGTGAGCTGGGGGGCGGAGCCCAGGAAGGCCTGGATGACAGAGGTGCGGGCGAAGGCCGCTCGGTGCGTGAAGAGTTTGCCCTCCGCCTGGCCCACCTGCCGCTCCACCTCCTCAGGCTGCCCCCCGCGGGGTATCTGCTTCTTCCTAGTGATGCTGACATACGGCTCCTCCACCCGGCCCACGCTGCCATAGATGCAGAAGGCCTCCAAACACCTGCCACAACAAGACAAGGTTGCCAGTTTCACTGTGACACAGAAGCTCGTCTGGGCAGGTTTCTAATGAAGTGGTTTGATCAGCCACCAAAACGTAAGTGGAAGCGCTTGCCAGCGTCCCAGGAGGAGAACAAATATTAAGTTTGTGTCAACAAGCAACTGTTCAACACCTGACACTTACCTTCTCCGTCAGTTAGACGTATTGTCAAATATTTTCACACCATTAACTCATAGCTATTTCAAGTTGTTTCCATTTTAGACTGCGGTTTGTACAGGAACCAGTCGGTGAGATTGGATCAGTTCTTGAGTTCTCTAGTGCCACAGCAAACAGCAACAGATTGGGTGGGTAGTTGTGACGGAAAAGTCAACTTCATGTTGATGCGTGGCTTCTATTAAAATATCTTATTCAGGGCGGGCAACAAAATACGTGAGACCCAATATCCGACAGAGGAGGTCTGCATAACGCTGCCCTGCAAAACGTTGCTGCTGAGCCTTATCaatctgtatttttgtggccttCATGAAGGCAGTGTGAAACAACGAAACAGACAtttttcaccattaaaaaaacaaatatattttctttatgcTTGGAGAGTATTTTAAATACCTTGGacattagattaaaaaaaacattaaaggtTTTTCACTTGGATGTGTTTCAATTCatctttattatttaaatataatatatatttaaattttcTCCATTAAGGATTTGTTTGATTCAGTTTAATTTTTGGCTTGACGGCCCTCACAACAGCTGAAATAAgaatgaaggaatgaatgaagGAATCAAACTTGATTTCTATAGCACCTGACACTGAAATAAAACTAATGTTTTACACAACAACATTCACTTTGGTCTCTTTCCCTTTTAGACATACGCTTTCACACATTAATTTGAGAGGACATGACGTGGCGCTATTGAGGATCCACCCACGTCTGGAGCCACCTTGTGAAGTGAGGCCAAACGGCACCTGAGTGCCCCCTGTTGATGCCCCTCCAGGTGAAACACCACAGACAAAAGCAATGTTTTGATGAGTGagtgatcaatattttaataaattacaCGTcttctttaaaagaaaaatgggtGATGACCCCTGTAACAGCTGATAGCATCTGCGTGACTGGCTGACATGAGGAAGTGAGGCTGCATCCCCTTAGTGCTTCTGCTGTGGGAGATAAGAAGGCGACGAACGCTGGCTATTCTTGGGTCTCCTCTCCACCTACTTGTTAGCAATCGACAGTCGAGGAGGAAACCAGACGTGCTTCAGAAATATGTCACTGTACCATATGCTGTGAGAGGAACTTCTTATCTCCCAGGTGCACAAGTTTCCTCTCAGTGCTTTGCTGACGAAAGAGCGCTGAGAGTTGTTTATTAAAGTGGTGGGTATGAGGAGAAAGGAAACCTTGAAGTGTCTTGTAAATAAAGAGGACGTTATTAGCTGACACGGCATGTTGGCGACACTGATGTGGTGGGGCAGATCAGCTCAGTTGGATTTCAGTAACTCAGACATTTACCTGGGTGGTGTGTTAGCATAAGTTGGGCTGCGTCGC is part of the Synchiropus splendidus isolate RoL2022-P1 chromosome 10, RoL_Sspl_1.0, whole genome shotgun sequence genome and encodes:
- the xk gene encoding membrane transport protein XK, which gives rise to MRLPSSIFVSVSLFTAETTAALYLSSTYSSAGDRIWQGLTLLFTLVPSVLVQLTLTFIHRDLSRDRPLILLLHILQLGPVVRCLEAFCIYGSVGRVEEPYVSITRKKQIPRGGQPEEVERQVGQAEGKLFTHRAAFARTSVIQAFLGSAPQLTLQLYICVLQREVSIGRGTLMVISLLSIVYGALRCNILAIKIKYDDYEVDIRPMAYVTIFLWRGFEIATRVAVLVLFSSVLQLWILPVVLLNFVVFFMYPWILFWISHSPFPENIEKTLSRLGTTIVLCMLTFLYAGINMFCWSAVQIKLSDPDLINKSQNWYRMAVYYMLRFIENASLLLLWYVHKTDFYKMICAPLLVLQLLVAYGIGVFFMMVFYQFCHPCRRLFTSSMTQGFWDCSSLLCLMCDSPSPQSRRATLDSPGPATNSEPAPDTASDASFYQPNDTTYDVLDDTCEVSHERDDSIEGGGVNGEAQQS